In Mercurialis annua linkage group LG5, ddMerAnnu1.2, whole genome shotgun sequence, a single genomic region encodes these proteins:
- the LOC126683215 gene encoding protein NUCLEAR FUSION DEFECTIVE 4 isoform X2: MAGCSICWFNTVCFVLCIRNFPANRPLALSLTVSFNGVSAALYTLVGRAIDPSSSDIYLLLNALLPLIISVAALLPILRQPSLDPLSPDGNRRDSLIFLILNFLAILTGIYLLLFSSSNASRASLLLGGAIFLLIFPLCIPGMVYARHWFHRTIHSSFELHGSSFLLIDDDDLELHKELLTRELSIQENGDGNMYGITRQTSASEKEGCCDTMVGKDRLAMLGEEHSVWLLVRRLDFWLYYIAYFCGGTIGLVYSNNLGQIAQSLGQGHNTTTLLTLYSSFSFFGRLLSAVPDYIRVKMYFARTAWLTIALVPTPVAFFLLAWSGNAMALNIGTALVGLSSGFIFAAAVSITSELFGPNSVGVNHNILITNIPIGSLIYGLLAALVYDAHALHSVMNVNSDSVVCMGRQCYFFTFVWWGCISVAGLSSSMLLFFRTRHAYDLFERKRISQLY, encoded by the exons ATGGCTGGATGTAGCATATGTTGGTTCAACACTGTATGCTTTGTTCTTTGCATTCGGAACTTCCCAGCAAACAGACCCTTAGCTTTGTCACTCACAGTAAGCTTCAATGGTGTCAGTGCAGCCTTATACACACTTGTTGGTAGGGCTATAGATCCATCATCAAGTGATATATATCTTCTATTAAATGCTCTTCTCCCGCTTATTATATCTGTTGCGGCATTGCTTCCGATTCTTCGCCAACCATCTTTAGATCCCCTGTCTCCTGATGGAAATCGCCGCGATTCCCTTATATTTCTCATCTTGAACTTCCTAGCTATCCTCACGGGAATCTATCTCCTTCTCTTTAGTTCAAGTAACGCGTCAAGAGCTTCTCTGCTGTTGGGTGGCGCGATTTTCCTTCTCATTTTTCCTCTGTGTATTCCTGGTATGGTCTATGCTAGACACTGgtttcaccggaccattcattCCAGTTTTGAACTCCATGGCTCTAGCTTCCTACTTATAGATGATGATGATCTTGAACTTCACAAAGAGTTACTAACCCGCGAACTTAGTATTCAAGAAAATGGAGATGGAAACATGTATGGAATTACAAGACAGACGAGCGCTAGCGAGAAAGAAGGTTGCTGTGATACAATGGTTGGTAAAGATCGGCTCGCAATGCTTGGGGAAGAACACTCTGTATGGCTGCTAGTGCGCAGGCTCGATTTCTGGCTGTACTACATTGCATATTTCTGTGGAGGCACTATTGGCCTGGTATACAGCAACAATCTAGGCCAAATTGCACAGTCACTTGGACAGGGCCACAACACTACAACTCTTCTTACGCTGTATTCTTCCTTCTCCTTTTTCGGCCGTTTGCTTTCAGCGGTGCCTGATTACATACGCGT GAAGATGTATTTTGCAAGAACCGCATGGCTAACAATAGCTCTTGTGCCAACTCCGGTCGCCTTCTTCTTGCTAGCTTGGTCAGGCAATGCAATGGCATTAAATATAGGAACTGCATTAGTGGGACTGAGCTCTGGATTCATATTTGCTGCAGCTGTTTCAATAACATCAGAGCTATTTGGGCCGAACAGCGTAGGAGTTAATCACAACATTCTCATTACCAACATTCCAATAGGCTCACTTATTTACGGACTTCTCGCTGCTTTAGTATACGATGCTCATGCGCTCCATAGCGTGATGAACGTCAATTCCGACTCGGTGGTTTGTATGGGGAGGCAGTGCTATTTCTTCACATTCGTATGGTGGGGTTGCATATCAGTTGCAGGGTTAAGCTCTAGCATGCTGTTATTCTTTAGGACTAGGCATGCCTATGATTTATTCGAGCGAAAGAGGATTTCGCAACTGTATTAA
- the LOC126683215 gene encoding protein NUCLEAR FUSION DEFECTIVE 4 isoform X1 gives MAGQSRKWMILIATIWIQAFTGTNFDFSAYSTHLKTVLGISQVQLNYLAVASDLGKVFGWSSGLALMYFPLWIVLLFSAFLGFFAYALQWLLITNFISLPYLLVFLLCLMAGCSICWFNTVCFVLCIRNFPANRPLALSLTVSFNGVSAALYTLVGRAIDPSSSDIYLLLNALLPLIISVAALLPILRQPSLDPLSPDGNRRDSLIFLILNFLAILTGIYLLLFSSSNASRASLLLGGAIFLLIFPLCIPGMVYARHWFHRTIHSSFELHGSSFLLIDDDDLELHKELLTRELSIQENGDGNMYGITRQTSASEKEGCCDTMVGKDRLAMLGEEHSVWLLVRRLDFWLYYIAYFCGGTIGLVYSNNLGQIAQSLGQGHNTTTLLTLYSSFSFFGRLLSAVPDYIRVKMYFARTAWLTIALVPTPVAFFLLAWSGNAMALNIGTALVGLSSGFIFAAAVSITSELFGPNSVGVNHNILITNIPIGSLIYGLLAALVYDAHALHSVMNVNSDSVVCMGRQCYFFTFVWWGCISVAGLSSSMLLFFRTRHAYDLFERKRISQLY, from the exons ATGGCAGGGCAATCAAGAAAATGGATGATATTAATAGCAACAATCTGGATTCAAGCATTCACAGGAACGAACTTCGATTTCTCAGCATACTCGACGCATTTAAAAACCGTTCTCGGGATTTCGCAGGTCCAATTGAATTACTTAGCAGTCGCTTCCGATTTAGGCAAAGTTTTCGGATGGTCTTCTGGTTTGGCTTTGATGTATTTCCCATTATGGATTGTTCTTCTCTTCTCCGCCTTTCTGGGTTTCTTCGCTTATGCTCTTCAATGGCTTCTCATCACAAATTTCATCTCTTTGCCTTATCTTCTG GTTTTTCTACTTTGCTTGATGGCTGGATGTAGCATATGTTGGTTCAACACTGTATGCTTTGTTCTTTGCATTCGGAACTTCCCAGCAAACAGACCCTTAGCTTTGTCACTCACAGTAAGCTTCAATGGTGTCAGTGCAGCCTTATACACACTTGTTGGTAGGGCTATAGATCCATCATCAAGTGATATATATCTTCTATTAAATGCTCTTCTCCCGCTTATTATATCTGTTGCGGCATTGCTTCCGATTCTTCGCCAACCATCTTTAGATCCCCTGTCTCCTGATGGAAATCGCCGCGATTCCCTTATATTTCTCATCTTGAACTTCCTAGCTATCCTCACGGGAATCTATCTCCTTCTCTTTAGTTCAAGTAACGCGTCAAGAGCTTCTCTGCTGTTGGGTGGCGCGATTTTCCTTCTCATTTTTCCTCTGTGTATTCCTGGTATGGTCTATGCTAGACACTGgtttcaccggaccattcattCCAGTTTTGAACTCCATGGCTCTAGCTTCCTACTTATAGATGATGATGATCTTGAACTTCACAAAGAGTTACTAACCCGCGAACTTAGTATTCAAGAAAATGGAGATGGAAACATGTATGGAATTACAAGACAGACGAGCGCTAGCGAGAAAGAAGGTTGCTGTGATACAATGGTTGGTAAAGATCGGCTCGCAATGCTTGGGGAAGAACACTCTGTATGGCTGCTAGTGCGCAGGCTCGATTTCTGGCTGTACTACATTGCATATTTCTGTGGAGGCACTATTGGCCTGGTATACAGCAACAATCTAGGCCAAATTGCACAGTCACTTGGACAGGGCCACAACACTACAACTCTTCTTACGCTGTATTCTTCCTTCTCCTTTTTCGGCCGTTTGCTTTCAGCGGTGCCTGATTACATACGCGT GAAGATGTATTTTGCAAGAACCGCATGGCTAACAATAGCTCTTGTGCCAACTCCGGTCGCCTTCTTCTTGCTAGCTTGGTCAGGCAATGCAATGGCATTAAATATAGGAACTGCATTAGTGGGACTGAGCTCTGGATTCATATTTGCTGCAGCTGTTTCAATAACATCAGAGCTATTTGGGCCGAACAGCGTAGGAGTTAATCACAACATTCTCATTACCAACATTCCAATAGGCTCACTTATTTACGGACTTCTCGCTGCTTTAGTATACGATGCTCATGCGCTCCATAGCGTGATGAACGTCAATTCCGACTCGGTGGTTTGTATGGGGAGGCAGTGCTATTTCTTCACATTCGTATGGTGGGGTTGCATATCAGTTGCAGGGTTAAGCTCTAGCATGCTGTTATTCTTTAGGACTAGGCATGCCTATGATTTATTCGAGCGAAAGAGGATTTCGCAACTGTATTAA
- the LOC130015545 gene encoding uncharacterized protein LOC130015545 produces the protein MEAQGHGDRVSQRENVGQQGRNVEDEAESRGSTDHELESEARAHVVNQPVPPVPPVVPTLQLDPAILAQTIIATLQAQDIRRKPGDIIEHAKKCGAFDFHGSINSKEADRCLRATNKSFNTVELTDVIRLLLGDQLTWEIFKTEFRREYLTEAYNAERQN, from the exons ATGGAAGCTCAAGGTCATGGAGATAGGGTTTCTCAACGTGAGAATGTTGGCCAACAGGGTAGGAATGTAGAGGATGAAGCAGAGTCTAGGGGTAGTACTGATCATGAACTAGAGTCTGAGGCTAGGGCTCATGTAGTTAATCAACCAGTACCTCCTGTACCCCCAGTTGTACCTACCCTACAGCTAGATCCTGCTATCTTAGCACAAACCATCATTGCTACTCTACAAGCTCAAGACATAAGAAGAAAACCTGGGGATATCATTGAACATGCTAAAAAGTGTGGAGCATTTGATTTTCATGGCTCTATTAATTCCAAAGAAGCAGATAGATGCCTTAGAGCTACAAATAAGTCATTTAATACTGTAGAGCTGACAGATGT GATCAGATTGCTATTAGGAGATCAGTTGACCTGGGAGATATTCAAGACCGAGTTCCGCAGGGAGTATTTAACTGAAGCATACAATGCAGAAAGGCAGAATTAG